From a single Candidatus Bathyarchaeota archaeon genomic region:
- a CDS encoding permease: MEEKTKRTVRTGILLAFFIIVIGLLIYSRVTARPTKETFRNKLDELGLWGTPLVYLAIPALYIADYFSHAWICLLFAFSVAGLIYEFVPKETITKYMGRGKAVGYLLALGMAPFLTVCSCTMVPLFGGVLYAGAGIGPAIAFLLMAPAANILTILMTGEMISWEIAVVRIIVSAAVALIAGIVVSKTPWGKAIEKEFQVANSAASSAKVEIVKPPLDERLWAALKFAGYLAKQILSFFIIGLIVVGYLSAFIPEEIVEAYLTGVTGVLIASVLGGPLYTPTLVEIALGQELWSKGMSKGALLSWLMGQPYDFANAMAVSRIAKLKVVATYVVIAWAGSVTFGLLYGFLSGSL; the protein is encoded by the coding sequence ATGGAAGAGAAAACAAAGAGAACTGTTCGAACTGGTATTCTGTTAGCCTTCTTCATAATAGTTATAGGCCTCCTAATCTATAGTCGCGTCACAGCCCGGCCTACAAAAGAGACGTTCAGAAACAAGCTGGACGAGCTTGGTTTGTGGGGTACACCGCTTGTATATTTAGCCATTCCGGCGCTTTACATTGCCGACTACTTCAGCCACGCTTGGATATGCCTCCTTTTCGCGTTCAGCGTCGCAGGACTAATCTACGAGTTTGTGCCAAAAGAGACCATAACAAAATATATGGGGCGGGGTAAAGCCGTCGGATACTTGTTGGCTCTTGGAATGGCGCCCTTCCTAACTGTTTGCTCATGCACGATGGTTCCACTTTTCGGTGGAGTGCTGTACGCTGGGGCTGGAATAGGCCCAGCTATCGCGTTCCTTTTAATGGCACCGGCGGCGAACATCCTAACAATCCTAATGACTGGCGAAATGATTTCGTGGGAAATAGCTGTAGTGCGCATAATAGTGTCTGCAGCAGTGGCCCTGATTGCAGGCATAGTTGTTTCCAAGACACCGTGGGGCAAAGCTATCGAAAAAGAGTTTCAAGTAGCCAATTCCGCCGCGTCTTCAGCAAAAGTGGAAATTGTTAAGCCGCCTTTAGATGAGAGGCTTTGGGCAGCGCTTAAATTTGCGGGGTACTTAGCAAAACAGATTCTTTCATTCTTCATTATAGGGCTTATAGTTGTGGGCTACCTTTCAGCGTTCATCCCCGAAGAAATTGTTGAAGCATATTTAACGGGTGTTACTGGCGTTTTAATAGCATCAGTTTTGGGCGGGCCACTTTATACACCAACCCTTGTTGAAATTGCGTTGGGGCAAGAGTTATGGAGTAAGGGCATGTCAAAGGGCGCTTTGCTAAGTTGGCTTATGGGACAGCCATACGACTTCGCCAACGCCATGGCAGTTTCAAGAATAGCCAAATTGAAGGTTGTAGCCACTTATGTGGTAATAGCTTGGGCTGGAAGCGTAACCTTCGGGCTGTTATATGGCTTTTTAAGCGGGTCGCTGTAG
- a CDS encoding thioredoxin family protein, which translates to MVVKVETFTAEPPCAGCLKLLEYADLIKARYGDRVEVVKHIGPCEEFSKYGLTVVPAIVFNEGKIKIMGVCPSLQTIEAALKEMGV; encoded by the coding sequence ATGGTTGTGAAGGTTGAAACTTTCACGGCTGAACCGCCATGTGCGGGTTGCCTAAAACTTTTGGAGTATGCGGATTTGATTAAGGCGAGATATGGCGATAGAGTGGAAGTGGTAAAGCATATCGGGCCATGCGAGGAGTTCAGCAAATACGGCTTAACAGTGGTTCCAGCCATAGTCTTCAATGAAGGCAAAATAAAAATCATGGGTGTCTGCCCAAGCCTTCAAACCATCGAGGCGGCGCTTAAGGAAATGGGGGTTTAG
- a CDS encoding thioredoxin family protein, translating into MPVKVEVFTSEPPCSGGRLLLKLVEKIKEEYMDKIEVEIYRGMNPKLSEYGINASPAVVIDKDIRIIGVCPSEETFKEALREAGVQ; encoded by the coding sequence ATGCCGGTAAAAGTTGAAGTTTTCACTTCTGAACCGCCATGCTCCGGCGGAAGACTGCTCCTCAAACTCGTAGAGAAAATCAAAGAGGAGTATATGGACAAGATAGAGGTTGAAATTTACCGTGGAATGAACCCGAAATTAAGCGAGTATGGCATAAACGCCAGCCCCGCGGTAGTCATCGACAAGGACATTCGTATAATAGGGGTTTGCCCAAGTGAAGAAACCTTCAAAGAAGCATTAAGAGAGGCAGGCGTTCAATAG
- a CDS encoding thioredoxin family protein: protein MKEVKVEVIGPEPPCMRCQAAKKAVEKAAEKLRQAGVMVNIEKANIMSKETVQKYGVLVSPAIAINNTVKIMGRVPSPEEVEKIIMEAAK from the coding sequence ATGAAAGAGGTTAAAGTTGAAGTCATTGGGCCGGAGCCACCTTGCATGCGTTGTCAAGCAGCAAAAAAGGCTGTGGAGAAGGCGGCTGAAAAGCTTAGGCAAGCTGGTGTTATGGTGAACATTGAAAAGGCTAACATAATGTCAAAGGAAACTGTTCAAAAATACGGCGTACTGGTCTCACCTGCCATAGCCATAAACAACACGGTCAAAATCATGGGGCGGGTTCCAAGCCCAGAAGAAGTGGAAAAAATAATAATGGAAGCAGCCAAGTAA
- a CDS encoding ferredoxin family protein, with translation MTKACTPWYPTIFPEKCDGCTTYGKPRCVEYCPNSVFAFMNGKALVANPHKCVNGCTACEPICHKKAITFPKPQHIFTSPAKKDLLHKITCKKCGKTFWTNRESTLCFSCETDTSHAIQPNEPQA, from the coding sequence ATGACTAAAGCCTGTACACCATGGTATCCGACAATTTTTCCAGAAAAATGCGATGGCTGCACAACTTACGGCAAGCCCCGCTGCGTGGAATACTGCCCGAACAGTGTATTCGCCTTTATGAACGGCAAAGCATTGGTGGCTAACCCTCACAAATGCGTTAATGGCTGCACAGCCTGCGAACCAATCTGCCATAAAAAAGCCATAACCTTTCCAAAACCCCAACATATTTTTACATCGCCAGCAAAAAAGGATTTACTGCACAAGATTACTTGTAAGAAATGCGGTAAAACCTTCTGGACAAACCGCGAAAGCACCCTATGCTTCAGCTGCGAAACAGACACCAGTCACGCAATTCAACCAAACGAACCACAGGCTTAG
- a CDS encoding response regulator, whose protein sequence is MVENARILIVDDDENIRKVLAMILEDEGYTVDQAETAKQAIEKTRRNFYNVALIDIRLPDMEGIELLTKIKDTVPRMRKIIVTGYPTLQNAIEAVNRGADAYILKPFDVNKVLATIKEQLRKQEEERQYSQEKVAEFIETRVRELEAEKIAQKRP, encoded by the coding sequence ATGGTTGAAAACGCTAGAATCCTCATTGTCGACGACGACGAAAACATAAGAAAAGTGTTGGCAATGATTCTTGAGGATGAAGGCTACACCGTTGACCAAGCGGAAACAGCCAAACAAGCCATTGAAAAGACGCGGAGAAACTTTTACAACGTAGCCCTCATTGACATCCGGCTGCCAGACATGGAAGGCATAGAACTCCTAACAAAGATAAAGGACACGGTGCCCAGAATGCGGAAAATAATTGTGACAGGTTATCCCACATTGCAAAACGCCATCGAAGCCGTAAACCGCGGAGCCGACGCCTACATACTGAAACCCTTCGACGTTAACAAAGTTCTAGCCACCATCAAAGAACAACTCAGAAAACAGGAAGAAGAACGACAATACAGCCAAGAAAAAGTAGCTGAATTCATAGAAACCCGTGTAAGAGAACTAGAAGCTGAAAAAATAGCCCAAAAACGCCCCTAG
- a CDS encoding winged helix-turn-helix transcriptional regulator has product MKNIDKFRARVFNALADPVRLKILEFLRSGERCVCEIVPYVGIAQPLVSRHLAILKRCGLVRDRKEGNKRFYSVTSPTVFRVIDAVDTSFVDALMKHVVEQIA; this is encoded by the coding sequence ATGAAAAACATAGACAAGTTTAGGGCTAGGGTGTTCAACGCGCTTGCTGATCCTGTTAGGCTTAAGATTCTCGAGTTCTTGCGCAGTGGTGAGCGCTGTGTCTGCGAAATTGTCCCTTATGTTGGGATAGCTCAGCCACTGGTTTCTAGGCACTTGGCGATCCTGAAGCGGTGCGGACTTGTAAGGGATAGGAAAGAGGGAAACAAGCGGTTCTATTCGGTGACAAGTCCGACTGTTTTCAGGGTGATTGACGCTGTTGACACAAGTTTTGTGGATGCACTTATGAAGCATGTTGTTGAACAAATAGCCTAG